The DNA region ATCCCGTGAGTCATTCATGCCGGGTAATTGCAATTCTTTACGAATATACTAACTTCCTTTAGATACTggctcatcctcaaacgTTATTGGGTCAAGCTTGCCGCGGTCTCGATCACTTGGTTCCTTTATGACTGGATCACTTACCGTATGTGTGGACATTTAATACCGCAGTTGATAGCTACTGATGATAGTTCAGCCTTCGGTCTCTATGCCACACCAATTACTGATGCTGCTGACCCCAACGGTACTCTTTATACTTCTATCGGTTGGGGTTGTCTGATCAACTTCTTCTATCTTGTTTGTGCCTCCCAAGCCATGCTATGGTTCAAGCGTGCTGACAACTGCTGCAGCCCGGTACCCTCTTTGGTGCTTTCATCGTCGACTATCTCGGTCCCAAGTACTGTATGATCTTCGGTCTGTGCATGCAGGCCATCTTCGGTTTTGTTCTTTCTGGTTGCTACAACTTGTAAGTAGCACTTTCCTTGATGATGTGTTGCCTGCTGATGTGTCTGACGTGTCCATACAGGCTCACCCAGCCTCATCGCATTGCTGGTTTTGCTATCCTCTACGgattcttcttgtctttcgGTGTAAGTCTTGAGCAGATGCAGACTGCcagaaaaaaggaaacaACGCTGACTTGGGCTTTTCCTTGTAACAGGAAGTTGGCCCTGGTAGTAAGTCAAATGCTGAACAGCATGAGGGTGTAAATGCTGAcattatttttattttcaAAGACAATCTTGGTCTCCTTGCGAGCAAGGCTATTGGACCTACAGCCGCTCGAGGACAATTGTATGGTatcgctgctgctgtcgtAAGTGTCATACTGTGCTCTTTCATAGGTGAGAGCGGTAATACTGAACGACTCCACAGGGCAAAGTTGGCGCTTTCATCGGTACTTACACCTTCCCCCAGATCCAAGCGAGTTTTGGTAAACATGGACAATACGCTGAAGACACTGGTGTTTTCTATCTTGGTTCTGCTTTGGCACTCGTCTCAGCCTTGATCACCTTGATCTTCATTCCCAACATCCAACCTGATGCTATGCATGATGAAGACATTGCGTTCAGGGAATACCTTGAGGCGAACGGGTTTGATACCTCCAAGTGGGTAATTTGTGCGCCATGGTGGGGTCAATAGCTAATGTTCTTCACAGGATGGGTCTTAAAGACACTGCTTCCGACGTCGAGGTCGGCGACGGTAGCAGggacgagaaggaaaatAAGACGCCTAATGAAAGTATTGAGACTCATGCGCTCGCCATTTAattccccttctcccctcacATCTTCAGCTTTCCAGgctgcttcctcctcccattGATATTATAATGTCGCTCAACACGACTAATCTTCCGGTTATTCATGGTTCAGGTTACGACGGTG from Cryptococcus neoformans var. neoformans B-3501A chromosome 4, whole genome shotgun sequence includes:
- a CDS encoding hypothetical protein (HMMPfam hit to Sugar_tr, Sugar (and other) transporter, score: 96.3, E(): 7.5e-26), producing MRLPWVKKNVDLEPKTGDEPHDSNFIEKKLGLSKKGAIFAAGASLFSDGYANASIGPATTIIKTYVYPDLFESRPVNSRLLPAIAFAGIIVGQLSFGWISDKVGRKFGMLLCTGIVFVFSALQAASKGVGGAQGTINALIAYRFLVGIGIGGEYPTGSVAAAENTEDPDIPKASQQRLFVLATNSMIDAAFVISYFVCLVLLWIFGMNHLNAVWRMTLGLGCVPPLFLFYFRLKMKEPESYEKYSMKHTRIPYWLILKRYWVKLAAVSITWFLYDWITYPFGLYATPITDAADPNGTLYTSIGWGCLINFFYLPGTLFGAFIVDYLGPKYCMIFGLCMQAIFGFVLSGCYNLLTQPHRIAGFAILYGFFLSFGEVGPGNNLGLLASKAIGPTAARGQLYGIAAAVGKVGAFIGTYTFPQIQASFGKHGQYAEDTGVFYLGSALALVSALITLIFIPNIQPDAMHDEDIAFREYLEANGFDTSKMGLKDTASDVEVGDGSRDEKENKTPNESIETHALAI